The genomic interval TTCTTCGCCTCGCCGACGGTGGCAGGTCACGCCGCCCTCGTCGAGCGGGCCCTGCTGGCGGCGCACACCGATCTGCACCCGCTGTCGCAATCCCTCGAACCCGCCCCTTCCCCCGACACTTCCCTCGACACCTCCCTCGACGCGCCGGAGCACACCGATGTCCCTTGACACCCCCGCAGCACTCCAGGAGGAACTGCTGCGCCGCGCCCGCGCCCGGACCTCGACCCGGAGCACCGCTCCGACGGCGGCGCCGACGGCCGCCGCGCCCCGCGCGACGGCCCCTCTCTCGCACGCCCAACGGCGCATGTGGCTGATGGACCGGCTCGGTCAGCGCGACGGCGTCTACAGCGTTCCCTTCGCGACGCGGCTCACCGGACCGCTCGACCTGGACGCGCTCGGCGAGGCGCTGACCGCGCTCGTCGCCCGGCACGAGATCCTGCGCACCCGTTACGGGCAGCGCGACGACGTGCCGTACCAGGAGGCGCTGCCCGCGCCGGGCTCCGTCCCCGTGCGCGTGGTCGACACCGGGGACGCGGGCGACGACGACTGGGCGGACGTGCTGTCCGCCGAGGCCCGGCTCCCGTTCGACCTCGCCGCCGGTGCTCCGCCGCGAGCGCTGGTGCTGCGGCACGGGCCCGAGGACCACACCGTCCTGCTGACGTTCCATCACATCGCTCTGGACGGCCATTCGTTGGTGACGGTCGCCGACGAGATCGGGAGGCTGTACGGGCAGGCCACCAGCGGCACCCCGGCCGCCCTCCCCCCGTCGCCCCCGCAGTACGCGGACTTCGCCCGGCGCGAGCACGCCACGGTCGGCGGAGCGCCCGACGGTACGGCCACCGGTGCGACCGCCGGGACGGCCGACGGTTTCGGTCCGAGCCTGGACCACTGGTCCCGCCGCCTCGCCGGAGCCGTCCCGCCCGCACTCCCCCGCCCCGCCGCGCCGCCCGCCGACCTGGCGGAGCGGCCCGCCGCCACCCGCGTCGAGCCCCTCGGCCACGCGGTGCCCGACGCACTGCGGGCGATCGGCGCGAAGCACCGGGCGACCCTGTTCACCGTGCAACTCGCCGCCGCCTTCGCCGCGTTGCACCGGCTGACGGACCTCGACGACCTGGTGATCGGCTGTGCGGCCGGGCACCGCGAGGGCCGGGAGATGGCCGGTCTGGTGGGGTTGTGCGTCAACACCCTGCCGGTACGGGTGGACCTGGGCGGCGACCCGGAGTTCGGGGAGCTGGTGGAACGCGTACGGGACGCGCTGCTGGAGGCACAGCAGCACCGCCAGGTTCCGTACGACCTGGTCATGGAACGCCTCGGCGCGGCGGCGCGCGGCGCGGACGGCACGGCGCTGGTGCGCGTGACGGCCGACGTCCTGGGCGAGCCGACGGCGCTGCGGCTGCCGGGGCTGAACGCCGAAGCGGTCGACGTCACCCTGCCCGATGCCAAGTTCGACCTGTCCTTCGGGTTGTTCGACACGGCGGAACCCGCAGGTCTGGTGCAGTACGCGCGGGCCGCGCTGGACGACCAGGCAGGGGTGGCGCTGGGCCGCTCCTTCGCGGCGCTCCTGACCGCCGTGGCCGCCGACGCCTCGCTGCGGATCTCCGCCCTGCCCGGGGCTGCGGCCCCGGCCGCCGGGAGCGCCCCGCACCCGGCGGAGGCCGCTCTGCGCGCCCACCCCCGGGTCGCGGACGCCGCCGTGCTCACCACGCCCGGCGGCCCGCTCCTCGCGTACGCCGTACTGCGGGACAGGATCGGCCCCTCCCCCACCCAACTCCGGTCCGCGCTGCGGGGCTCGCTGCCCCGGGAGCAGGTGCCGGTCGCGGTCACGCTGCTCGACGCGCTGCCCCGTACGCCCGACGGTTCGCCGGACGCGAGCGCGCTGCCCGGCAGCCCCGGGCCTGCCCGCGCCGCCGCTCCCGGCGGACCGCACGCCGCTGCCGTGGCGGAGGCGTTCGCGCACGTCCTGCGCCGCCGTCCGGCACCCGACGACGACTTCTTCGCGCTGGGCGGGCACTCGCTGGCCGCCGTACAGCTCGCCGAGCGGTTGCGTACCGGGCTCGTTCTGCCCCTGACCGGCCTCGACGTCATGGAGTGCCGCACCCCGCGCGCGCTGACCGCGCTCCTGGACACCCGGGCCGAGACCCGCGACGCCGCACAGTCGGCCGCAGCAACCGCATCCGCCGCGCGTTCCGCGTCCGTACGGTCCACCGGCCGACGCACCGTACGGCCGGGAACCGTCCTGGTGACCGGGGGCACGGGCGGCGTCGGCGCGTTCGTCCTGCGGGAACTGGCCGCACGGGGACGCCCCGTCCTGGCCCTGGCCCGCCCCGAGTCCGCCCACCTGGTGGCCGGGGACGGCGTCGAGGTGGTGGAGGGCGACCTCGCCGACCTCGACGGGCTGCGGGACGCCGTCGCCGGGGCGGACGCGGTGATCCACGCGGCCTGCACCTTCACCCGGCCCGAGGTGGACGTCGCGGCGATGCGGGCGATGGCCGACGCCTGGAGCCGGGGCCCCTTCGTCTTCGTCAGCAGCGTCGACGCGTACGGCCGCCCCGCGACGGACAAGGTGGCCGAGGAAGCCCCGCCCGGCCTGCCGCTGAGCCCGTACGGGCAGGGGAAGGCCGACTGCGAGAACATCCTCCTCGGGGCCGCCGGAACCGGCGGGCGCGGCGGCGCGAGCGTGGTGCGCTCCCCCCTCGTGTGGGGGGCGCACGACCGACTGCGCGACCAACTCCGCTGGGGCGCGACGGGTTTGCTCTACCAGGCCGCCCGCGCGGACGCCCTGATCACCCTGCCCGCACCGGGCACGGAGGGCCACGCGTGGTACGGGGCCGCCTGGGTGCACGCCTCGGCGCTGGCCCGCGCGGTCACCGCGTGCCTCGACGCCCCGGTGCACGGTGTGGCCAACGCCGTGAGCGGCCACGTCGGCTGGCCGGAACTCACCGACGCGCTCCGTGACCTGCTGGGCAGCTCCAGCCCCGTACGGCAGGCGGCCGAGGTGCACCCGGACCTCGACCACCGCTGGCACTACGCGGCGGACCGGCTCGCGGACGCACTGCGCCCGGAGCCCGGCGAGGACTTCCGCACGGTGCTGGCGGAAATGGTGCGCTGAGCAGGGCCGACGACGTACCGGCCCCCGTACTGCCCGTACTCGACCTCCCTCCTCCCCAGGGAGGTTGAGTACGGGTACTCACGCGCGCGCCCCTCCCGCCGCCCAGGATGTGATCAACGCGCCGCACCCGACGCGGTCGACGCACCGCGCTCGATCCGGTCGACGCACCGCATCCGACCAGGAGGTACCGCCCCCATGCTCAGCCGTCTCGCCGGAGCCCTGTTGCCCTGCACGGGCCGGTTGTCCGTCACCGTCGACGCGGGGGCCGGGTTCGCCCCCGGCAGCATCATCGCCGCCAACCACACCTCGCTCGCCGACCCCGCACTCGTCCTGGCCGGGCTCCGCGAGCTCGGGATCCGGCCCACCGTGATGGCCGCCGCCGGACTGTGGAAGATCCCGGTCCTCGGGCGAATGCTCTCCGAAGGCGGCCACATCCCCGTCCACCGCCAGTCCCGCCGGGCCGCCGAAGCTCTGGATTACGCCGCCGAAGCCCTCGCCGACGGACGGCTGGTCCTGATCTACGGGGAGGGCGGCCTGCCCCGCCGACCCGACGCGGGCGAAGCCCCGCCGGAGCCCTTCCGCAGCGGGCTGGCCCGGCTCGCGCAGCGCACCGGGGCCGCCGTGGTCCCGCTCGGCCAGGCCGGGGCCCGGCGCATCACCTCCGGCAGCGTGCCCAAGCAGCTCGCGGGCCTCGCGACCGCTCCGCTGCGCCGCCCCCGGCTGCACGTCCACGTCGGTACGCCGATCCGCCCGACCGGCGATCTGGCGGCCCGCACCGCGCACGCCCACGCGGCCGTGACGGCGGCGTGGCGCACGGCGGCGGCCCGTGTCGCAGGGGCTCCCGTCACTCTCGCGGCCTGACGGAACCGGGCCTCAGTCCCAGCCCCCGGGCCTCAGTCCCGGCCCCGGCCCTCAGTCCTCAGCCCGACCTCGGCGGCTTCCTCGCGTCGAAGGCGAAGACGGTGTTCCTGGCGGCGGTCACGACGACCGCACCGCCCGCGACGGTCACCCTCGGGCTCGCCCCCTGCTCGCCCGTCAGGCCGTCCGCCTGCGGATCCGTCGTCCACAGGGGCCTGCCGTCGCGCGGCGACAGCGCGGCCACCCGGCCGGTCGCCGAGCTGAAGTACAGCGCACCGGATCCCGCCACGGGACCCGACGCACCCTCCACGCTCGTCTGCCGCGACCACTTCTCGCGGCCGGTGGCGGGATCGAGCGCGGTGACGCGGCCGGTCTGCCCGCTGACGTAGAGGGTGCCGTCGGCCAGGCCGGGCGTGCCCGCGTACGTCTTCGACAGCCGGGAGTACGTGACCTTCCCGGTGGTCGGGTCGAAGCGTGCCACCCCCTCGTAACCGGCCGACGCCGGTCCTTCCCTGTGCACCTGGAGCAGTACGAGAGCGCCGTCGGCGACGCCCATCGGCACGGCGGGGCCCCTGACCGCGACGGGCCCGCCCAGCGCGCCCGAGGCGCGGTCGAGCGTGCGCAGGGTGGGTCGGCGGACCTCCGTCTCGTTGACCTCGGCGGTCGGCGCGCACATCGCGTAGAGCCGTACGCCCACCGGAAGGGGAGCGCACCGCGTGCGCGCGGGGAACGGCCTCGTCCAGGCGACCTTGCCGCTGCGCAGGTCCCGGGCCTCGAAGCGGGACTCGGCGGCGTCGACGGTCACCACGGTGGAACCGGTCACCACGGCGTCCCGCGAGCGGCCGGTGACGGCCATCGACTGGATACCGGCCGGTGCGGACCACAGCTCCCGGCCCTCGGCCGCGTCGAGGGCCACGACCTCGGCGGAGAAGCCCCGAGGATCGTTCTCGGCGGAGAAGCGGTAGCCGAGCACCGTGTCGTCGGTGGCGTCCACCAGGTGCATGCCCTGGACGGGGACGCCCGGGCTCTTCCTCGTCCACACGCGCGAGCCGTCGGCGGCGTTGACCCGGGCCGCGACGACTCCACCGCCCCCGCAGAACAGCGCGTCGTCACCGCGCGCGACGCAGCGCAGCTCGTCGGGAATGTCCGGACGGCCGCCCAGGAGGGCCGTGTGCCAGGGCCGGAAGCCGTGCGGCAGCGCGGGCCCGGGAGCCGCGACGCTGCTGCTGCGGTCGCCTCCGTCGGCCTGGCCGTCCTGACCGTTCCCGCCGAAGCCGCCGGAGGTCACGACGGCGACTCCGCCGCCGATCGCCGCCACCGCGAGGGCCGCCGCGAGCACGGGCCGCCACCGACGACGCAGTCGGCCGCCGGCCCGGGAGCCCTTCGCGCGGGGGCCGTCCGCAGCCGTGGCCGGACCCATGGGGACGCCGGGCGGCGGGGTGGGACGCAGGGCGAGGTGGTGCTCGGTGTCCGTGTCCCTGGTACGGCCCGCACCGGTGCCGGTGCCGCTGCCGCTGCCGGTACCGGCGGTCCCGGGGTCGGTCCCGCCGAGGTCGACGGGCAGGTCCCGCAGCCGTACGAGGAGTTCGTCCGCCGAGGGCCGCCCCTCGGGCTCCTTGTCCAGGCACGGCTCGACGACCGCGCGCAGCACCACCGGCACCGAGCCCAACGACGGTTCCTCGTGCACCACTTGATACGCCGTCAGGTACGGGCTGTCCGCGTCGAAGGGCCCCTGCCCGGTCGCCGCGTACACGAGCAGCGTTCCCAGCGAGAACACGTCGGAGCGCGGCCCCACCCCGCGCGGCGCCTGCAACTGCTCCGGCGACATGAAGGGCGGTGTGCCGATGACCCGGCCCGTCATGGTCAGGGTCTGCTGGTCGGCCGCGCGCGAGATGCCGAAGTCGATGACGCGCGGGCCCTCGGGCGAGAGCACGACGTTCGAGGGCTTCAGGTCGCGGTGGACGACGCCCACCCGGTGGATGTCGCGCAGCGCCTCCGTCAGGCCGATGGCGAGCGTCCGCAGCTCCGCACCGGCCAGCGGGCCGCGCGCCGCGATGCGCTGGGCGAGGGTGTCGCCCTCGATGTAGGCCGTGGCCATCCACGGCTGCTCGGCCTCCGGGGCGGCGTCGACCACGGCGGCGGTGAACGCGCCGCTCACCCGCCGCGCCGCCGCCACCTCCTGCCGGAAGCGGATGCGGAATTCCTCGTCCGCCGCGAACTGCTGGTGGATGAGCTTGATCGCGACCGGGCGGCCGGAGTCCGTACGCGCGAGGAAGACGGTGCCCATGCCGCCCGAGCCGAGCCGTGCCTCAAGCCGGTAGCCACCGATCTCGGCCGGGTCACCTCCGCGCAGCGACACTCTTCCCGCCCTCCTGCCCCTCGTACGTCCGTGCCCCGACGGGCCTGTCCACGTGACCTGCCTGCATGTCCTGCCTGCATGACCTGTCTGTATGACCTGCTTGCACGACCTGCCTGTATGACCTGGCCACGTGGCCTGTCTGCATGTCCTACCTGCATGTCCTTCCCCACAAACTAGCCGCCGGTCGGTGCCACTGAGCAAGGCGGGTCGGGGCGTGTGCCGGAACGCGCACCGAATACGTGCGAGAACTCCCACGGAATACATGACCAAGGGTGTCGTGAATGGCTGCGAGTCTCGTTTCCGCGTACGCAGTCCCGATGGAACGCCCGATGGAACGCCCGATGGAACGAACGAGCAGATGGAGCCGACATGTCAGTGGAACGCACAGCGGTCAACCCGGTGACCTGGTCCGTGGAGCTGGGCTTCAACCAGGGCGAGCTGGTCTCCGGACAGACCCGGACCCTGTACGTCTCGGGGCAGACCGCGATGGACGCCGAAGGCAAGCCCCAGCACGAGGGCGACATCGCGGCGCAGCTCGCGCTGAGTGTCGACAATCTGGAGGCCGTGCTCGCGGAGGCGGGAATGATCCTCGCGAACCTCGTCCGCCTCAACGTCTACACGACCGACGTCGACGCGCTCTTCCCGCACTACGGCGTGCTGGCGGCCCGGCTGGGAGCCGCCGGAGTGGCCCCGGCCTCCACGATGCTGGAGGTGCGCCGCCTGGCGGTTCCCGGTCAGCTGGTCGAACTGGAGGGCACCGCCGTCGCATAAGGCGGCCTCGTGGTGACCCCGCCGGACGAGACGAAGCCGGTCACCCTGGCCTCGCCGGGTGCCGCCTCGCTGCCCGGAACGGCTCCTCCCATCTCCGTACGCCTTCTTCCCCTGGGCGTACGCGGCATATTGACTGGCCGTCAGCTTCGAG from Streptomyces sp. NBC_00237 carries:
- a CDS encoding lysophospholipid acyltransferase family protein translates to MLSRLAGALLPCTGRLSVTVDAGAGFAPGSIIAANHTSLADPALVLAGLRELGIRPTVMAAAGLWKIPVLGRMLSEGGHIPVHRQSRRAAEALDYAAEALADGRLVLIYGEGGLPRRPDAGEAPPEPFRSGLARLAQRTGAAVVPLGQAGARRITSGSVPKQLAGLATAPLRRPRLHVHVGTPIRPTGDLAARTAHAHAAVTAAWRTAAARVAGAPVTLAA
- a CDS encoding RidA family protein, translating into MSVERTAVNPVTWSVELGFNQGELVSGQTRTLYVSGQTAMDAEGKPQHEGDIAAQLALSVDNLEAVLAEAGMILANLVRLNVYTTDVDALFPHYGVLAARLGAAGVAPASTMLEVRRLAVPGQLVELEGTAVA
- a CDS encoding condensation domain-containing protein; protein product: MSLDTPAALQEELLRRARARTSTRSTAPTAAPTAAAPRATAPLSHAQRRMWLMDRLGQRDGVYSVPFATRLTGPLDLDALGEALTALVARHEILRTRYGQRDDVPYQEALPAPGSVPVRVVDTGDAGDDDWADVLSAEARLPFDLAAGAPPRALVLRHGPEDHTVLLTFHHIALDGHSLVTVADEIGRLYGQATSGTPAALPPSPPQYADFARREHATVGGAPDGTATGATAGTADGFGPSLDHWSRRLAGAVPPALPRPAAPPADLAERPAATRVEPLGHAVPDALRAIGAKHRATLFTVQLAAAFAALHRLTDLDDLVIGCAAGHREGREMAGLVGLCVNTLPVRVDLGGDPEFGELVERVRDALLEAQQHRQVPYDLVMERLGAAARGADGTALVRVTADVLGEPTALRLPGLNAEAVDVTLPDAKFDLSFGLFDTAEPAGLVQYARAALDDQAGVALGRSFAALLTAVAADASLRISALPGAAAPAAGSAPHPAEAALRAHPRVADAAVLTTPGGPLLAYAVLRDRIGPSPTQLRSALRGSLPREQVPVAVTLLDALPRTPDGSPDASALPGSPGPARAAAPGGPHAAAVAEAFAHVLRRRPAPDDDFFALGGHSLAAVQLAERLRTGLVLPLTGLDVMECRTPRALTALLDTRAETRDAAQSAAATASAARSASVRSTGRRTVRPGTVLVTGGTGGVGAFVLRELAARGRPVLALARPESAHLVAGDGVEVVEGDLADLDGLRDAVAGADAVIHAACTFTRPEVDVAAMRAMADAWSRGPFVFVSSVDAYGRPATDKVAEEAPPGLPLSPYGQGKADCENILLGAAGTGGRGGASVVRSPLVWGAHDRLRDQLRWGATGLLYQAARADALITLPAPGTEGHAWYGAAWVHASALARAVTACLDAPVHGVANAVSGHVGWPELTDALRDLLGSSSPVRQAAEVHPDLDHRWHYAADRLADALRPEPGEDFRTVLAEMVR
- a CDS encoding PQQ-binding-like beta-propeller repeat protein is translated as MSLRGGDPAEIGGYRLEARLGSGGMGTVFLARTDSGRPVAIKLIHQQFAADEEFRIRFRQEVAAARRVSGAFTAAVVDAAPEAEQPWMATAYIEGDTLAQRIAARGPLAGAELRTLAIGLTEALRDIHRVGVVHRDLKPSNVVLSPEGPRVIDFGISRAADQQTLTMTGRVIGTPPFMSPEQLQAPRGVGPRSDVFSLGTLLVYAATGQGPFDADSPYLTAYQVVHEEPSLGSVPVVLRAVVEPCLDKEPEGRPSADELLVRLRDLPVDLGGTDPGTAGTGSGSGTGTGAGRTRDTDTEHHLALRPTPPPGVPMGPATAADGPRAKGSRAGGRLRRRWRPVLAAALAVAAIGGGVAVVTSGGFGGNGQDGQADGGDRSSSVAAPGPALPHGFRPWHTALLGGRPDIPDELRCVARGDDALFCGGGGVVAARVNAADGSRVWTRKSPGVPVQGMHLVDATDDTVLGYRFSAENDPRGFSAEVVALDAAEGRELWSAPAGIQSMAVTGRSRDAVVTGSTVVTVDAAESRFEARDLRSGKVAWTRPFPARTRCAPLPVGVRLYAMCAPTAEVNETEVRRPTLRTLDRASGALGGPVAVRGPAVPMGVADGALVLLQVHREGPASAGYEGVARFDPTTGKVTYSRLSKTYAGTPGLADGTLYVSGQTGRVTALDPATGREKWSRQTSVEGASGPVAGSGALYFSSATGRVAALSPRDGRPLWTTDPQADGLTGEQGASPRVTVAGGAVVVTAARNTVFAFDARKPPRSG